A region from the Deltaproteobacteria bacterium genome encodes:
- a CDS encoding SCO family protein gives MIPLLLALLSLLADPARAEDPQDRMLREAGVDERLGAKVPAELPFTDAAGREVRLGEYLGAGPVILTLNYYTCPMLCPLTFRSLAATMDGIQGLSLAKDYRVVTVSIDPGEIPEIVRAKANETHALVPGVPEPDARWPFLYGNPESIRRLTEAVGFRYRKVGSEFAHPSAAVVLSPSGAVSRYLYGIEIPPRDLKLALIEAADGKIGASSAGNTLLMYCFRYDPAGRKYILYARNVMRIAGAATAILLAGLLVFLWRRHGTGAGPGGGEGDR, from the coding sequence ATGATCCCGCTTCTCCTCGCCCTCCTCTCCCTCCTTGCCGATCCCGCCCGCGCCGAGGACCCGCAGGACCGGATGCTGCGGGAGGCGGGGGTCGACGAGCGTCTCGGCGCGAAGGTCCCCGCGGAACTGCCGTTCACGGACGCCGCCGGCAGGGAGGTCCGCCTCGGGGAGTACCTCGGCGCCGGCCCGGTGATCCTCACGCTCAACTACTACACCTGCCCGATGCTCTGCCCCCTGACGTTCCGGAGCCTCGCCGCGACGATGGACGGGATCCAGGGGCTCTCCCTCGCGAAGGATTACCGCGTGGTGACCGTCAGCATCGATCCGGGGGAGATCCCCGAGATCGTCCGCGCGAAGGCGAACGAGACGCACGCCCTCGTGCCGGGAGTTCCGGAACCCGACGCGCGATGGCCCTTCCTGTACGGAAACCCGGAGTCGATCCGGCGGCTGACGGAGGCGGTGGGATTCCGGTACCGGAAGGTGGGGTCGGAGTTCGCGCACCCCTCCGCGGCAGTTGTCCTCTCCCCGTCGGGCGCCGTTTCCAGGTACCTGTACGGGATCGAGATTCCGCCCCGGGACCTGAAACTCGCCCTGATCGAGGCGGCGGACGGGAAAATCGGCGCATCGTCGGCGGGAAACACGCTTCTAATGTACTGCTTCCGGTACGATCCGGCGGGAAGGAAGTACATCCTGTACGCCCGGAACGTGATGCGGATCGCCGGGGCCGCCACGGCGATCCTCCTCGCGGGGCTGCTGGTCTTCCTGTGGAGGCGGCACGGGACGGGAGCGGGTCCGGGGGGAGGCGAAGGGGACCGATGA
- the coxB gene encoding cytochrome c oxidase subunit II: MNSIQSFGAASGEAGKVDAVFLLIAVICGFFFLLTQGLLVYFAVRYRRRAAGRDNETPRITGNHLLEIVWILVPTIVVMAIFYYGWKVYSDMRIPRPGAAEVHVTGKQWMWEIRYPGGRTAINEIRVQRGKPVKFLLSSSDVIHGFYLPEFRVKMDAIPGRITSLWLSPDRAGTFAIHCTVYCGDGHSNMNGSLIVMEPAEYAAWERGAAEAGRADEPLPKRGERLVGASGCLNCHAVSGKEKIGPNFSGLFGSKVPLEGGTTVSADEEYLRESIVDPGAKVVKGYPNVMPTYKTSMKAEEVRAVVEYLKTLR; this comes from the coding sequence ATGAACAGCATACAGTCGTTCGGGGCGGCGTCCGGCGAGGCCGGGAAGGTGGACGCCGTCTTCCTGCTGATCGCGGTCATCTGCGGTTTCTTCTTCCTCCTCACCCAGGGGCTGCTGGTGTACTTCGCCGTCCGGTATCGCAGGCGCGCCGCCGGCCGCGACAACGAGACGCCGCGGATCACCGGGAACCATCTCCTCGAGATCGTGTGGATCCTCGTTCCGACGATCGTCGTCATGGCGATCTTCTACTACGGCTGGAAGGTGTATTCCGACATGAGGATCCCCCGACCGGGGGCCGCCGAGGTCCACGTCACGGGGAAGCAGTGGATGTGGGAGATCCGGTACCCGGGGGGGCGGACGGCGATCAACGAAATCCGGGTGCAAAGGGGCAAGCCGGTCAAATTCCTCCTGTCCTCCTCGGACGTCATCCACGGGTTCTACCTGCCGGAATTCCGGGTGAAGATGGACGCGATCCCCGGCCGGATCACGTCGCTGTGGCTCTCGCCCGACCGCGCGGGGACGTTCGCGATCCACTGCACGGTCTACTGCGGGGACGGGCACTCCAACATGAACGGCTCCCTGATCGTGATGGAGCCGGCGGAGTACGCGGCGTGGGAGCGGGGCGCCGCGGAGGCGGGAAGGGCGGACGAGCCGCTGCCGAAGCGGGGCGAACGGCTGGTCGGCGCCTCCGGGTGCCTCAACTGCCACGCCGTCTCGGGGAAGGAGAAGATCGGGCCGAACTTCTCCGGGCTGTTCGGGTCGAAGGTCCCGCTGGAGGGGGGGACGACGGTCTCCGCGGACGAGGAGTACCTCCGGGAGTCGATCGTCGATCCGGGGGCGAAGGTCGTGAAGGGGTACCCCAACGTGATGCCCACCTACAAGACGTCGATGAAGGCCGAAGAGGTGCGCGCCGTGGTCGAGTACCTGAAGACGCTCCGGTGA